The Aequorivita sublithincola DSM 14238 genome window below encodes:
- a CDS encoding DUF983 domain-containing protein — translation MQFLKGSKLYSIFTGTCPVCHEGDMYLDNNPYNISKIMKMHENCSHCGKKFKIEPSFFFGAMYVSYGVGCAIAVAAFVISYYFLGLNINHTFLVIILSLALLYPFIVRISRNIWINLFVSYDKSKAKS, via the coding sequence ATGCAATTCCTTAAAGGCTCCAAACTCTACAGTATTTTTACAGGCACTTGTCCCGTGTGTCACGAAGGCGATATGTATTTGGATAATAATCCGTACAACATTTCTAAAATCATGAAAATGCACGAGAATTGCAGTCATTGCGGGAAAAAATTCAAAATTGAACCTTCCTTTTTTTTCGGGGCAATGTATGTTAGTTATGGTGTGGGTTGCGCAATTGCCGTGGCGGCTTTCGTAATTTCTTACTATTTTCTAGGGCTAAATATAAATCACACCTTTCTCGTTATTATTTTAAGCTTGGCGCTTTTGTATCCCTTTATTGTAAGGATTTCTAGAAATATTTGGATCAATCTTTTTGTAAGCTATGATAAAAGTAAAGCGAAGTCTTAA
- a CDS encoding NAD(P)/FAD-dependent oxidoreductase, with translation MKKVDYIIVGLGIAGICLSEQLTKRGKTFVVVDNGTEGSTANSGGVFNPTVLKRFTAAWNAAAFFPVAENFYSELSEKLQQKIISQTPVLRIFKSVEEQNNWSVASDKRELQDFLSSEFLKNTNPSIDAPFGFGKVLGTAQIHTNILLSSYRNYLKDEEVCLSEDFQYEAIQQKENEVVYKNISAKKIIFAEGSKVVDNPFFLKQAIIGNKGEYVIIKAPDLKLEALLKGSMYVIPIGNDEYKVGATYSRDDYSLNPTKIAKEEILSKVKSFINCSFEVIGQTAGVRPTTKDHRPLLGVLDENPNLVFFNGLGSRGFLMAPLLAEILFNHLEDKVPIPREMHIQRMVL, from the coding sequence ATGAAGAAGGTAGATTATATTATAGTTGGTCTCGGCATAGCAGGTATCTGTTTGTCTGAACAACTTACAAAGCGCGGTAAGACTTTTGTAGTAGTTGATAACGGCACAGAAGGATCTACTGCGAATTCTGGTGGTGTTTTTAACCCAACGGTGCTTAAACGCTTTACGGCGGCTTGGAATGCTGCTGCTTTTTTTCCTGTTGCAGAAAATTTTTATAGCGAGCTTTCTGAAAAACTTCAACAAAAAATAATTTCACAAACACCTGTTCTAAGAATTTTCAAAAGTGTGGAAGAGCAGAACAATTGGTCTGTTGCAAGTGATAAAAGGGAATTGCAAGATTTTCTTTCTTCGGAATTTTTAAAAAATACAAATCCTTCTATTGACGCGCCCTTCGGTTTTGGAAAGGTGTTAGGAACCGCTCAAATTCACACAAACATTCTGCTTTCTAGTTATCGAAACTATCTGAAAGATGAAGAAGTTTGTCTTTCCGAAGATTTTCAATACGAAGCCATTCAGCAGAAAGAAAATGAAGTGGTTTACAAAAACATTTCAGCGAAAAAAATCATTTTTGCGGAAGGTTCAAAAGTGGTTGACAATCCATTTTTTCTGAAGCAAGCAATAATTGGCAACAAAGGTGAATATGTAATTATTAAGGCGCCGGATTTAAAATTGGAAGCACTTTTAAAGGGTTCCATGTACGTTATTCCAATTGGAAACGATGAATATAAAGTGGGCGCAACCTACAGTCGCGACGATTATAGTTTAAATCCGACAAAAATTGCTAAAGAAGAAATCCTTTCAAAAGTAAAAAGTTTTATTAATTGTTCTTTTGAAGTAATTGGTCAAACTGCAGGAGTTCGTCCAACTACTAAAGACCATAGACCATTACTTGGAGTTTTAGACGAAAACCCAAACTTAGTTTTCTTTAATGGCTTGGGGTCACGCGGATTTTTGATGGCGCCCTTGCTTGCTGAAATTCTTTTCAATCATTTGGAGGACAAAGTGCCGATTCCTCGTGAAATGCACATTCAAAGAATGGTTTTGTAA